In Jeotgalibacillus aurantiacus, the genomic window ATATTGATCTGAGATAAATGGAAGACTGCTGATATTAGCAGTCTTTTTTCTTTTGTCCAGCTTGAAAAGGTTTCAGGTAAAGGAATTCTCCTGCTTCCTGTCGTAATACAAGAGGAGGAATCATAAGGAGGATCGTATTCATGAACAAAAAAGAATGGTTTGTGCACAATGAAACGTACCTGCACTGGCTGAATCAGCTGAATGTAATGGACAAGGACGCATTTTTCTCTCCGCTTGCTGAAGGCAAATGGTCTGTTGCGGCGATCGTATCCCACCTGGGTGCCTGGGACCGTTACAGCCTAGAAGAAAGAATTCCTTTTGCAAAAGAAGGCGCAGCGCTATCACGATATCCGGATTTTCAAAGCTTTAACCAAAAAGCCTGGAACACTGCGCATAGCGGAATCAGTCAGAAGGAGGTCATTGAGGAAGCAGTGACGCAGCGCGAGGCGTTAATCAAGAAGGCCAAAACCTTCAGTGAAGAGCAGTGGCGTACCCGTTTTACTATTGGAAAATACGAGATGACGTTAGAGGAATACATCACAGGATTCGCAGAGCATGATGAACATCATATGAAACAGCTCGCTGAAAAAAGCAGCCGTTGATTAAAATCGGTATGGTAGAATGAGGGAAAGAAAGGGTGAGGCACATTGACAGGTCTGGTTACAATCATTATGATTTTCTCAATTCCGCTTGCAGGCATTATCACCAATCACTTTCAAAACCTTGCGAAGCTGAAAAACGCATCGATAGACAAGCAGCTCGAGCTTGAGAAGCTGAAACATGAGAATTTTCTCCTCGAAACAGAAAAGCTTCGCCTTGAACTCGACAAAAGGCACCTGCTGGATTCACCTTCCGATCAAAAACGGCTCAGCTGACACATAAGCGCGCGGCACCAAAGCCGGGTGCTTTTTTGGTGCGGAAAAACAGATGCTTTCAGGGGGGAGTGTCCAAACAGAGCCACTTTTCTCTTCGCCAAAGTGATCCTGAAACTCAAAACCCTTTATTTGACGCGATACTTTCCCGCCTGACCAACCTTTCTATTTCGCGTCATACCTTATGTAATTAAACAGAAGAACAACGACTGGCTCTTAAAAAACAAATATAATCAACCGAGGGCTTGGGGCATCCGAAGACTCCTGTGGCGGAAAGGGACAGGTGAAACCGATGTGCGAAGCACAGCGGGTTCACCGCCCGGCCACGGAAAGCGTAGGATGCCCCAAGCCCGTCCTCTTTTAACAAAATAATCATAAGTTAATATTAAGGGACCACACCCCATGCTTCGCTGCCAGTGAAGCATGGGGTGCGGTCCGATTGATACAAAAAAACACGATCCTCAACAGAGAATCGTGTTTCCATTATGACCCGTACGGGATTCGAACCCGTGTTACCGCCGTGAAAGGGCGGTGTCTTAACCACTTGACCAACGGGCCTCTTATGGTGGCGGCAGAGGGGATCGAACCCCCGACCTCACGGGTATGAACCGTACGCTCTAGCCAGCTGAGCTACGCCGCCGTATGTTAGAAAATGCTGTGCGTTCAAATGAGGCACAAGATATATAATACATAGCCTCTAAAGAAGTGTCAATGATTTTTTTGAACTTTGTCGGATTGTTTCAGGTGCCGTCTGATACACACATGAACGTAAAGAATCCGTCGAACACTTTTTAGGTTCTCCTCTGTCATTATGACAAACTCTCCATGTATGTTCCTTCTATAATAATCCGCAAAGATCATGTGAGGAGTGGACAAATTAATGACCAATGTACATGAAGCAAATTTCGAACTGACCACCGCCCTGTCACTCGCCCGTTCCCGTAAGCAAGCAAAATGGCAGCCTGAGCTTGCAATCCGCAAACTAGCTGTCTGGTTTTATGAGAAAGGAGCCGTCCATATTCTCATCAGTCTGATGCTTGGACGGGCCGTGGTGATGTCACAGTTCACTCCTTTTGCGCTTCCTTTTTTCGCAGTGGTGCTGCTTTTTCAGAAAAGCCGGACGGCTGCCGTGTTTCTTGGTCTGATTTTAGGTGCTTCTACATTAAGTCCGCAAATGGGTTTGTATACGGCGGGCGCACTCGTATTGTTCAGGATGACAGCTGCTGTTTTGAAAAACAGGCTTCGTCAGCGTTTTGTGCTGGCAGGGGCAGCGGCTGGGGTGTTGGCCGTTGCAAAGTCCATTTATCTCCTCACGAGCGGTCCGCTCACCTGGGTGGATGGGGTGATGATTTCCCTTGAGGCTTTAGCTGCGGGGGTGCTTGCACTCATCTTTATGCAGAGCTTTACCATTATAAAAAAGGGGAGGAAGGCGGCCTATACACATGAGGAGCTTGTGGCGCTGGCTGTATTCGCCGCCTCGATCGCTGTTGGTTTAACCGGCTGGATGGTAGGGGAGTTTGCCGTAAGCCATATGATGACC contains:
- a CDS encoding DinB family protein, which encodes MNKKEWFVHNETYLHWLNQLNVMDKDAFFSPLAEGKWSVAAIVSHLGAWDRYSLEERIPFAKEGAALSRYPDFQSFNQKAWNTAHSGISQKEVIEEAVTQREALIKKAKTFSEEQWRTRFTIGKYEMTLEEYITGFAEHDEHHMKQLAEKSSR